From a single Brassica rapa cultivar Chiifu-401-42 chromosome A01, CAAS_Brap_v3.01, whole genome shotgun sequence genomic region:
- the LOC103850309 gene encoding GATA transcription factor 9: MEQQQQLTPELFLVAGGNSDSFVVDDLLDFSNDNVQPDDGLEPFPDSSTVSTGTLADSSNSSSSFYTDGSVFSDDLCVPSEDLAELEWLSNFVEESFSKEDQDKLQLLSGLQKPQTTGLTQTKPELEPEPELDQIFIPTDTDDSNVSVPAKARSKRPRSAASTWASRLLAIAGSDESYPKKKQLRVKEHDGSTGELEGEVGERRCLHCATDKTPQWRTGPMGPKTLCNACGVRYKSGRLVPEYRPASSPTFVMTRHSNSHRKVMELRRQKEMRDEHLMSQLRCENLVMDIRSNGEEFLISNNNNNHVAPDFRHF; this comes from the exons atggaacaacaacaacagcttaCCCCGGAGCTCTTCCTCGTCGCCGGTGGTAACTCTGACTCTTTCGTCGTCGACGACCTTCTTGACTTTTCTAACGACAACGTCCAACCTGACGACGGACTTGAACCCTTTCCTGACTCTTCCACCGTCTCCACCGGTACTCTTGCCGATAGCTCAAACTCCTCCTCGTCGTTTTACACCGACGGCAGCGTGTTCTCCGACGACCTTTGTGTTCCG AGTGAGGATTTAGCTGAACTTGAATGGTTATCGAACTTCGTGGAAGAATCATTCTCAAAAGAAGACCAAGACAAGCTTCAGTTACTGTCCGGCTTACAAAAACCTCAAACCACCGGTttaacccaaaccaaaccagaACTGGAACCCGAACCTGAGTTGGATCAAATCTTTATCCCCACCGACACTGACGACTCGAATGTTTCCGTTCCCGCCAAAGCAAGAAGCAAGAGACCACGCTCTGCAGCCTCCACGTGGGCTTCTCGTCTTCTAGCAATCGCCGGCTCCGACGAGTCCTATCCCAAGAAGAAACAGCTCAGAGTTAAAGAACACGACGGCAGCACCGGAGAACTCGAAGGCGAAGTTGGAGAGAGACGGTGTCTGCACTGCGCGACGGATAAGACGCCGCAGTGGCGGACGGGGCCGATGGGACCTAAGACGCTGTGCAACGCGTGCGGAGTACGGTACAAGTCAGGAAGGCTCGTGCCGGAGTACAGGCCTGCTTCGAGCCCGACGTTCGTGATGACGAGGCACTCGAACTCTCACCGGAAAGTGATGGAGCTGCGGCGACAGAAGGAGATGAGAGACGAGCATTTGATGAGTCAGCTTCGGTGTGAGAATCTCGTGATGGATATCAGATCCAACGGTGAAGAGTTCTTAAtcagtaataataataataaccacGTGGCTCCTGACTTTAGGCACTTTTAA